One window of the Onychostoma macrolepis isolate SWU-2019 chromosome 21, ASM1243209v1, whole genome shotgun sequence genome contains the following:
- the grin1a gene encoding glutamate receptor ionotropic, NMDA 1a isoform X4: MRLLLLAALFSCSCVRGGCEPKIVNIGAVLSQKRYEQVFKDAVTQANQVYGRDKFKLTAISVTHKANAIQMALSVCEDLISSQVYAILVSHPPQSNDHLTPTPVSYTAGFYRIPVVGLTTRMSIYSDKSIHLSFLRTVPPYSHQAHVWFDMMREFRWNHIILIVSDDHEGRAAQKRLETLLEERETKAEKVLQFNQETNLTALLLEAKELEARVIILSASEEDAAAVYKTARFLNMTGSGYVWLVGEREMSGKALSEAPDGLIGLQLINGKNESAHISDAVAVVAQSIQELFEKENITEPPRGCVGNTNIWKTGPLFKRVLMSSKYPEGLTGRVEFNDDGDRKYAHYSILNYQKSRLIQVGIYNGTQVVMNKQRKIIWPGGETERPRGFQMSTRLKIVTIHQEPFVYVKPTTLEGTCKEEYTPNGVLIKKVICTGPNETIPGRPIVPQCCYGFCVDLLIKLAMTMNFTYEVHLVADGKFGTQERVNNSNKKEWNGMMGELLGGLADMIVAPLTINNERAQYIEFSKPFKYQGLTILVKKEIPRSTLDSFMQPFQSTLWLLVGLSVHVVAVMLYLLDRFSPFGRFKVNSEEEEEDALTLSSAMWFSWGVLLNSGIGEGAPRSFSARILGMVWAGFAMIIVASYTANLAAFLVLDRPEERITGINDPRLRNPSDKFIYATVKQSSVDIYFRRQVELSTMYRHMEKHNYESAAEAIQAVRDNKLHAFIWDSAVLEFEASQKCDLVTTGELFFRSGFGIGMRKDSPWKQNVSLAILSSHENGFMEDLDKTWVRYQECDSRSNAPATLTFENMAGVFMLVAGGIAAGIFLIFIEIAYKRHKDARRKQMQLAFAAVNVWRKNLQQYPPTDITGQLNLSDPSVSTVV; encoded by the exons ATGCGTCTGCTTCTGCTGGCCGCGTTATTCTCCTGCTCCTGCGTGCGGGGCGGCTGCGAGCCCAAGATTGTGAACATCGGGGCCGTCCTGAGCCAGAAGAGATACGAGCAGGTGTTCAAGGATGCGGTCACTCAGGCGAACCAGGTGTACGGAAGGGATAAATTCAAGTTGACCGCCATCTCTGTCACTCACAAAGCTAATGCGATTCAGATGGCgctgtctgtgtgtgaggaTCTCATTTCCAGTCAG GTGTACGCCATCCTGGTGAGCCATCCACCACAGTCCAATGACCATCTGACGCCCACTCCGGTCTCCTATACTGCAGGGTTTTACCGAATACCTGTAGTAGGGCTTACCACCAGGATGTCCATTTACTCAGACAAG AGCATCCATCTCTCATTCCTCCGCACAGTGCCACCCTATTCCCACCAGGCACATGTGTGGTTTGACATGATGCGCGAGTTCCGCTGGAATCACATCATTCTAATCGTCAGCGACGACCATGAAGGCAGAGCGGCACAGAAAAGACTAGAAACTCTTCTGGAGGAGAGAGAGACCAAG GCCGAGAAAGTGCTTCAATTCAACCAAGAGACTAACTTAACTGCCCTGCTCCTGGAGGCCAAAGAGCTGGAGGCCCGAGTGATCATTCTCTCCGCCAG CGAGGAAGATGCAGCCGCCGTGTACAAAACAGCACGCTTCCTCAACATGACAGGCTCAGGCTATGTATGGCTGGTCGGGGAGCGTGAGATGTCCGGTAAAGCTTTGAGCGAGGCCCCTGATG GGCTGATTGGCCTCCAGCTCATCAATGGCAAGAATGAGTCGGCACACATCAGCGATGCTGTTGCTGTCGTAGCACAGTCCATCCAAGAGCTGTTTGAGAAAGAGAACATCACAGAACCTCCAAGGGGCTGCGTGGGCAATACCAACATCTGGAAAACCGGGCCACTTTTTAAAAG GGTACTGATGTCGTCCAAGTACCCAGAGGGCCTAACTGGACGTGTTGAGTTCAATGATGACGGTGACAGAAAATACGCTCATTACAGCATTCTCAACTACCAGAAGAGCAGATTGATTCAAGTTGGCATTTACAATGGAACACAA GTGGTGATGAATAAACAGAGGAAGATTATTTGGCCTGGAGGTGAAACCGAAAGACCGAGAGGATTCCAGATGTCTACTCGATTAAAG ATAGTGACCATTCATCAGGAACCCTTTGTGTATGTGAAGCCAACTACGCTGGAGGGGACCTGCAAGGAAGAGTACACACCTAATGGAGTCTTAATTAAAAAGGTGATCTGCACTGGACCAAATGAGACCATCCCAG GACGCCCAATTGTTCCCCAGTGTTGCTACGGATTTTGTGTTGACCTTCTGATCAAATTAGCAATGACCATGAACTTCACCTATGAAGTACACCtggtggctgatgggaaattTGGAACACAAGAAAGA GTAAATAACAGTAACAAGAAGGAATGGAACGGTATGATGGGCGAGCTCCTGGGTGGCCTTGCTGATATGATCGTTGCACCCTTGACGATCAACAACGAACGAGCCCAGTACATAGAATTCTCCAAGCCTTTCAAATACCAGGGACTGACTATCCTTGTTAAAAAG GAAATTCCTCGCAGTACACTGGACTCATTCATGCAGCCATTCCAGAGCACACTGTGGCTACTGGTGGGTCTATCGGTGCATGTGGTGGCGGTGATGCTTTACCTACTAGACCGGTTCAG CCCATTTGGAAGGTTTAAAGTAAACAgtgaagaagaagaggaggatgCCCTCACCTTATCTTCAGCTATGTGGTTTTCCTGGGGCGTTTTGTTGAACTCTGGAATTGGAGAAG GTGCCCCACGTAGTTTTTCAGCGAGAATATTGGGAATGGTGTGGGCTGGCTTTGCTATGATTATAGTAGCATCCTATACTGCTAACCTGGCTGCCTTCCTGGTGTTGGACCGGCCTGAGGAGCGCATCACCGGCATCAATGACCCAAGG CTAAGGAACCCATCAGACAAGTTCATCTATGCCACAGTGAAGCAAAGTTCGGTGGATATTTACTTCCGGCGACAAGTTGAGCTGAGCACCATGTACCGCCACATGGAGAAGCACAACTACGAAAGCGCCGCTGAAGCCATCCAGGCTGTTCGGGACAA CAAGCTGCATGCTTTCATCTGGGACTCTGCGGTGCTGGAGTTTGAAGCCTCGCAGAAGTGCGACCTGGTGACCACGGGAGAGCTGTTTTTCCGTTCGGGCTTTGGCATAGGCATGCGCAAGGACAGCCCCTGGAAACAGAATGTGTCCCTGGCTATTCTCAG TTCCCATGAGAATGGCTTCATGGAGGACCTAGATAAAACCTGGGTGAGATACCAGGAGTGTGACTCAAGGAGCAATGCCCCAGCCACACTCACCTTTGAGAATATGGCAG GTGTCTTCATGCTAGTTGCTGGAGGCATTGCAGCAGGGATCTTCCTCATCTTCATCGAGATTGCATATAAGCGCCATAAAGACGCCCGCAGGAAGCAGATGCAGCTAGCCTTTGCGGCCGTCAATGTTTGGAGGAAGAACCTACAG CAATACCCACCCACAGACATTACGGGCCAACTCAACTTGTCCGACCCGTCTGTCAGCACGGTGGTGTGA